The stretch of DNA TCAACACACACGTTCgctcacacatgcatgcacgctcacacaaacacaatgaccctgatatagtatgcttacttactttatCGTGTTCTTATTATTTTTATATCttctgtgtttttgttctaccttgttatttttagtattacatcgttattgattactgcattgttgtggttagagcttgcaagaaaggcatttcactgtacgtgtgcatgtgacattaaaacttaaaacacacacacacattcgtgCACTATTATTCTGCAACAGGAAATAAATTGTGTGTGAAATACAATAATAAGACTTGTAGGAATGAGGCCTACAGCAGCCTGGGCATTTCCCAACCGTGCCTCCCTGCTCATGGAGCTAGCGCACTGGGGGAGGGCGCCCAAGCAAGCATCTTGGTCCAGATCAAAGACCTTCTCTATCAGCAGAAGAACAAGGGCATCCAGAGGAAGGAGCGCATGGCAGCGCCCGCCGCCATGCCCGCCAGTAGCCCCAGTGCCACCTGCTCTCCTATGCCGTCGTATGGGTCTCTCTGGATCAGTATGTGGTGGgtacctgagagagagggagagacaggatgcTGAGTATAAGATGTACTACAGTATTTACGGGAGCATAAGTGAATATACAAGTGTGTTTTATTAGACTTTTCTGATTTGATGTAACCAGGATAGTTATGTCAACTGATTTTAGGGAGTTTTGGAAAGGAGTGCTAGAGTCACCCTGTTGACTTGCTGAAATCAGAGTTGTATTCACTAGGCACCTAACAGTAGAAAATGGACTTAAATaaggagggactacctgaacttgtccaataagaaacgcttgtTTTAATTTttcgttgcaaaacattttgccacAATGTGCAATAATGAATACGACTCAGAGCTTGGGTGTTGTGTTGTCTTTACCTGATCCAGGGGTGAGGTAGATGGTGTTGTTGCCGTCCATTGGGACGGACTGGTACGAGTCGTCGTATGGGTCATATGGGAACTAAGTGGGAAAGACAAGACGATAAGACAAGAATGTCCTCTAAGAAtaagagtttgggaaaccctggtttACCGGTTTACTTACTGGGTTTTGTCTCGCCTCTAGAATTGTCAACTTCCATGCTCTGCAAAAACAGAATGacaaaaggagaaagagaggaagtggaatgagagagagtgtgtgcaatctaagagagtgtgtgtgtgtgagagagaaataatATAGACTCACAGTGCCTCGTCCTCACTGTTGGCACACAGGATCACAGTGGAGCCATCTCTAAGCTGCACCACCACCATGTTCTCACTTGGCTGGTTCTCTGGGGGAGAGAGACCTGTACAACAACATAGACAGCTAGGGTTACACACACATAAGTCCACAGCAAAGGCCAAAATCTTTTGGAGGTCAATACAGATATTTGGACTCCTCAGTCCACTTTATTTCTGTAATAAAGCATACAGCATGTctcatggggctctggtcaaaagtagtgcactataggcctaGGGAATAGATTGCCATTTCGGAAGCATCCATTGCCATGTTGAACATCCCCATCTTTCCAGAAACTCCCTCCTCACCTGCACTCTCCAGGCCAGACTTGACGCTCACACAGCTGGTCTTGAGACCCACACGGTGCACAAATTCTCGCCTGCTGTCCGTCTTGTAGAAGACCATGCTCCCATCGATCCACAGGTCACACCAATTCAGCTTCCACCGCTTTAAGATGGATGCTGACAGAAGAAAGGAGGCAGGAAGAGCGTGGGGGGAGATGTAGGGTGAAGTGGAGTAGAATTCGGGTTAGGTTAAGATGTCCACTTTCCTAACGGTCAGTTTGGACTTTTTGTATACTTTTATTTATCCACAATAACTGAAATGCACTGCCAGCCAGATATGATTCTGTCTCAATTCAGcatattataatagtagtaataacaATAATCAATTACATTTATATAGCAATTTTTGTTACAAGAAGAATCTCAAAGACGCATTCTAGTCAGTGGGTCTATAATGGGTAAACCTACAGCCATTTTGAGTGTTTTGTTTTTATATTGTCAAAGCTGTAAATCTGTATATGTTTTTCCCCGGCGGGTGAATCCCCAGTAGTTGGCTTGTGGCCTTTCTGATTGAGTCACTGATTTGCTAACACAGACAGGAAGCTAATTAGATTATGGCCAGGCTGGACAAACAGAGTAAGGGTTGGAATTTCATAACAGTTGTAACATTCACCTTCTAGAACGATTCTGATATTAGTTAAAAATCCAATAGTTTTCACAAGCAACCACAACTCAATAAATAGGGCAAAGATGCCCTTTAGTGCAATGGCTTCATCAAAACAAGCTAAATGGTAGGTACTGTAGGTTAATCTGTTAGCGATCTTGATGACATCAACAGAGTCCTCCATTTTGTTTTCAGTGGAGTCAGTTTTAAGAACATGGGAGAACTGTTTTTGGAGAGAGTGGCATGGACTGTGGACTTGAGCAAAGATCGCTACAGACCTCACACACCACTTAAGGCCAGGCATAATCATATCTCAATCTATTTTTACCAGTTGAATTTAGACATAATTATAatacttaaaaaaacaaaaaacaatctGAAATATTGTATTAAAATATGCTAAATAGTTTGTGACATTCTCTATTACATGGGCTTTTAAATGATGTTTAATTCAATGTAGTGAGCTTTGAAATGATGTATGTATGGCCATTTTAAAGTGGTTAAATTCATGACATTTTGATGATAGTAtgataaaataaagaaaatcaaCATTTTCATTAAGATTTGAGCATGTTTATGTTTAGTTTTTGAAAATATTAATATTAACGGACCAAAATCCAAACAAATCTCAAAATTGATAGGTAGATGCAAACATTTTCAGCctgtggtgcctggccttaaCCTGTGTTTCATATACAGTGCTGACATTTCTCTCATACTAGTGCCCCACACAACTTCTTATGCTATGTTTAGCTGTTGAAGTCTACACTTGGTAAAGATAGTACCTGCAATGGCTAAGGCTTTATCTGAGACCAAAACAGGTAGACACGAGGTTAGATTACAACATGGCATTATTTGAGAAACATTGAATCTATAGTACTCACTCTGTCTCCAGAGCCAGCCTGACTTCAGCAGAGCTATGTGTATGGTCGGAGATCTGTCCATGTTACAATTCCTCACCCCAAATAATCCAGAGAGGAAACCCAAAAGCGTGTTTGTGCCAGGGGTGTATGTTTTATGTTTTTCAAGTGTTTGTTCTTGTTTGAGGAGTCGTCtgcagagagtcagagagatgcCTTTAC from Oncorhynchus kisutch isolate 150728-3 linkage group LG28, Okis_V2, whole genome shotgun sequence encodes:
- the LOC109873015 gene encoding pleckstrin homology domain-containing family B member 1, whose protein sequence is MDRSPTIHIALLKSGWLWRQTSILKRWKLNWCDLWIDGSMVFYKTDSRREFVHRVGLKTSCVSVKSGLESAGLSPPENQPSENMVVVQLRDGSTVILCANSEDEALAWKLTILEARQNPFPYDPYDDSYQSVPMDGNNTIYLTPGSGTHHILIQRDPYDGIGEQVALGLLAGMAAGAAMRSFLWMPLFFC